One region of Eupeodes corollae chromosome 1, idEupCoro1.1, whole genome shotgun sequence genomic DNA includes:
- the LOC129943361 gene encoding LOW QUALITY PROTEIN: tissue inhibitor of metalloproteinase (The sequence of the model RefSeq protein was modified relative to this genomic sequence to represent the inferred CDS: substituted 2 bases at 2 genomic stop codons) — MNISRYFCIWIFALLSLFAFFVPSVKACSCMPSHPQQHYCNADYVIVMRVLRKSHRLVKDHLAYKIEIKKSYKMTDAAQNILKHGRLSTALSDAMCGVNLEEGKLYVVAGRGSKLSMCDYIKEYQKMTIIERRGFSGSYRKGCKCKVSFIQNCLSFYKTYLLLSXFXINFNLRNRLMDKSDSCSWSPFQKCETDYSLCVPLVIRTPEGLISKCHWRRTPPYKACLADP, encoded by the exons ATGAATATCTCAAGatatttttgcatttggatATTTGCATTATTGTCATTATTTGCCTTCTTTGTACCATCGGTTAAAGCCTGCTCTTGTATGCCTAGCCATCCCCAGCAACATTATTGTAATGCTGACTATG TGATAGTAATGAGAGTTCTAAGAAAATCACATCGACTGGTCAAAGATCATTTGGcgtataaaattgaaataaaaaaatcatacaag ATGACAGATGCAGCtcaaaatattctaaaacacGGACGTCTATCAACCGCACTTTCCGATGCAATGTGTGGAGTGAATTTGGAAGAGGGTAAACTTTATGTTGTTGCAGGAAGGGGCTCTAAATTGAGTATGTGTGACTACATAAAAGAATACCAAAAAATGACTATTATCGAAAGAAGAGGATTCTCTGGATCCTACAGAAAGGGATGTAAATGCAAAGtaagttttatacaaaactGTCTAtctttttacaaaacttatCTTTTACTTTCTTGATTTTAGATAAACTTCAATTTAAGAAATCGTTTAATGGATAAATCAGATTCCTGCAGTTGGTCaccatttcaaaaatgtgaaacAGATTACAGTTTATGTGTACCACTTGTCATTCGGACACCAGAAGGACTTATTTCCAAGTGTCACTGGAGGAGAACCCCACCCTATAAGGCATGCCTAGCTGATCCATAA